From the Paenibacillus sp. R14(2021) genome, the window TTCAATACATACGTATCCAATATTTCCGAGACGCTTAGTGTAGCAGGCGTCTGCATCAGCCAAATTTGGTCAAAGCCCGCGTTCAGAACGCCGCTGAGGGAGAAGATCAGCAGGATGCCGATCGTAGGCGTAAGCGTCGGCAGCGTAATCTTAAACAGCTTGCTCCACCGGCCTGCCCCATCCATTTCCGCTGCTTCATACAAATGCGGATCGATATTGGTCAAGGCGGCCAAATAAATGATCGACCCCCAGCCTACGCCTTTCCAAATATCCGAAATGATGACCAGCGGGTAAAATAACGACGGCATGCCCATGAAGAAAATCGGCTCCATCCCCATATGATCCCGAATGTCATTGATGAGACCTACGTTTGGAGAAAGGATCTTCTGCATCAGCGTCACGACAACGACCCAGGATACGAAGTGAGGCAGATAGGAAATCGTCTGAAAGATCCGTTTGAACTTTCCGCTCATGACGCCATTCAACATTAAAGCAAGGATGAGCGGGGCCGGGAATCCGAACAGCAGCTTAAGGGCGCTGATCGACAGCGTATTATAGAGTACCGAATAGAAGCTGGAATCGCTTAGAAACTGTTTGAAATATCGAAAGCCCTCCCACGGGCTGCCCAATATCCCGAGGTTGTACTTGAAATCCTTGAACGCAATCAAGATGCCATACATCGGATAGTAGCAAAATACCAGATACCAGATGATAGCGGGGAGCATGAATAAATAGATGTGTCTGAAGTTCCATACAGTCGCCCATGTCTTGTTCTTCTTGGACGGCAAGACCTTGCCTCTTGCTACTTTCGCGGTCATTTCTCCTCCACCTCCTACAGGATATAGCCAAAGCAAAAGCGCTTTCACGCATTTGTATGCAGTACGGTTATCCTTCCTCCCTCATCTAGATGCTTGTGTTGCTATGAATTATAATATATTAAATATATATTATATATAGTTATTGTAAATAATTGATTCACTTTCTTGTTTTAGTAGAGGATCATTTAGAGGTCCGCGCCAAGTGTAGCGCCATTTTATCTGGGAATAGATTGACGGGTAATCGCTGAAGCAAGGGCATTGCAATTGGTGCGCAGCACGAGGCATGGTCCGCCTCAAATCAGCCTTTATTCCTATACGTTCGGGGTAGTGTACCGCAACCAATATGACGAATTTCATTCCAATTTGTCGGTAAAATTGCAAATGTTGTCGACAATCGTCGGAACATAAATTTCCAATTGGTCAGTGGCGTCTTTCGTAAGTCATGAAGGTCATCCTCCACCTTTAGTGCAAGCGGTTTCAGTACCCTGATATCAATATAATATATTATATATATATAATCAATGCTTTTGCTGAAAATTGTTAGTCTCGCGTGCGATGGCATAGAAAATGGCGGCGCAAGGGTAGCTTCCCTAGCGCCGCCATTATTAAATCAATAGCTGGTTTACTCCTTGAGCCTGACCCGTTTGCCGAAAGCCGCGCTACACCCACGCATCGTTGGAGTAACCGCGCTCCTCCCAGTATCCGGTATGGTCGCTGTCGATCAGTTCAATCCGGTTCAGCCACTTCACGGATTTGTAGGTGTACATCTTCGGCACGACAAGGCGGACAGGACCGCCCAGATCGCTCGGAATCGGTTTGCCGTCGTGCATCAGCGCAACGAGCACATCGTCCATGGACGCCTGATCAAGCGTCAGCGAGTCCGTGTATACCCCATCTCCGGAGTATAGCTTTACCGTCTTCGCGCCCGGCTTTACGCCCGCCATCGCCAGGAAATCCTTCAGCTTGATGCCTTCCCATGTATTGTTGTACACCGACCAGCCCGTCACGCAGTGAAAATCGCTCACCTGCACCTCGCGCTTCAGCGCCACGAACTGCTCCCAGTTCCACTGCAGCTTCTTGTTCACGAGACCGTCGACGGTAAAGGAGAAGGTGCTGTTATCGAAATGCGGAATCGGCGTAACCGTATAAATGCGGAACGAGCCTTTGCTGCCGCCGCCAATCGGCGGACTGGACGCCGGAAGAGGCGCCGGCGCCGGAAACAGCTTATTGGCATCCGACACAGCCTCTTGATCGTAGTTCGTTCCCGAGCTCAGCTGGCTGCCGATCCATCGGAGGAACGACGGGCCGACCGCAATGGCGAGTCCTGCCCCAATCGCCGTCCTGATGAATGCCCTGCGGGACAATACAGCCTCCGGTTTGGCGGCAGGATGAAGCCCTTCGCCCGCTGCGCCCGTCTTGATCGTGCGGCGGTGCGGCTCCTTAAGCCATTTGAGACGCGTGAGGGAATGGTAGATGATATAAGGCAGGCCGACCCAGGTCAGCAGATCATGCACGTAGAGCGCATTGCTCGACCATCTCGGACCTGCGGCCTTAAACTGCCACAGCAGGAGGCCGGACAGCAGCCAGCCGACGAGCAGCGCAAGCACGATGACGACGTTGACCTTCTGCGCGGTCTTCCCCCTCAGCTGCTTCCAGTGCTTCCCCGCAAGGAGCAAATAATAGACGACCGGAAGTAGCGAAGCGATTCCGACCACGATATGCAGAAAGCGGATTACGACGCGTCCTTCACCAAGAATGCCTCGCCACAGCCCCTGGAAAAGCACTAGTCCCGTTAACGCCAAAATAACGACAATCCATCCGTTCCATGCATGCAGGGACGCCAGCTTCTTGCCGTACCCTTTGCGAATCGCAGCCAGCCATTTTGCCATGCCATCGTCCTCCTCATTAACTATTTCCTTGCCGCAATCCCCGCGATTACGCCCGATCGCGCTCCTCCGCATGCGGCTGCGACCCATCTACGCCGGGTACAGTGAACCAGAAGACGCTGCCGTCTTGTCCGCCTGCGTCCAAGCTGCCGCCGCGAACAACGCCGATGCTGCCTCCCGCCTGCTCCACGAGCGATTTGGCAATGGAGAGGCCAAGGCCTGCTCCTCCGCTCTGGCTGCCCCGCGACCGGTCCACCCGGTAGAACCGCTCGAATATCCGCTCTCGATCCTCGTCCGGCACGCCTTCGCCTTCATCGGAAATGCCCACGTAGACAGCACCGGACAGCTTGCGGTAAGCCTCTATACGCAGCACGCCGCCCGGCGGAGAATAGCGAACAGCGTTCTCCAGCAAATTCTGCAGCACACGCCCGAGCGACTGCGGGGCGATTCGGCAAACCAAGGTCTGCTGAGGGAGCGATATATCCAGCCGAAGCGACTTCGCTTCCATGGACGGCGCAAACCGGGGCAGCACCTCTACCAGCGCATCTTCCAGCACGCAAGCGTCGGCATCCGGCGAAGCCTCTTGGCCCGAGGCCGCGGCACGCTCCGTTTCGGCCGGACGACTCGCGGGCTTCTCGGCGTGCTGGCCAGAAGTTCCGGCACCGCGCGCCCCTGCATCCACCTTCGCGTCCAGCGTGGAAATTTCGAACAGCTGCTGAATCAGCTTGCCGAGACGGACGCTTTCGCTGCGGATCGTGCCCAGGTACCGGCGCTTCGTCGGTTCATCCTGCAGAATGCCATCCTCCAGCGCCTCGGCATAGGCCTGCAGCGAAGCAAGCGGCGTGCGCAGGTCATGCGCCATGTTCGCTACGAGCTCGCGCCTTGCCGTCTCCACGGCTTGCAGCTGCCGGAAGCTCTGCTCCAGTTGATCGCCCATCTCATTGAACTGGCCGGCCAGCGTCTTCAGCTCGGCAGGCCCTACTAGCGGCACGCGCACGCTAAGGTCTCCCCTTGCGATGCGGGCCGATCCTTCGCCTACTCGCCGAACGGCCGCTTCCACAGGCCGCACGAGCATGAAATGCAGCAGGCCCGACAACAGACCCGCGCCGAGCGATGCCAGCGTCAGCCATATAAATTGCCGCTCAGACAAGAGCATGTAACGGTAAAGAAACAATAGAATAGCGACGATCAGCAGAATGCTCATCCCGTTGGCGAGCAGCAAATACACCCGAAGCTTCATGGCTGACCCTTGGCATCGAATTTGTAGCCGATGCCCCAGACCGTCTTAATCCAGCGCGGTTCGGACGGAACAGGCTCCATTTTCTCCCGCAGCCTGCGGATATGCACCGTCACCGTCGTCGTGTCGCCCTCGAATCCAATATCCCATATCCCGCTGAGCAGCTGGCTGCGGGAGAAGACGCGGCCCGGCGAGCTCGCCAGCGTTAAGAGCAGGTCGAATTCCTTGACCGTCAGCTCCGCCTCCGTTCCGCAGGCCACTACGCGCCGCTCGTCGGGGAAGATCGCCAGGCCGTCGAACTGCAGCGCGGCCCCGAACTCGGGGCCATGGCTGCTTTCGCCGCCGCGATGTGCGGGCCCGTTTCCCGCTCCGGCGGAGGCTGCGGGCCGCTGCGTGCGGCGCAGGATGTTCTTGACGCGCAGCACGAGCTCCCGCGGACTGAATGGCTTCGTTATGTAGTCATCGGCGCCCATCGTCAGCCCCAGCAGCCGGTCCGGCTCCTCGCCGCGCGCCGTCAGCATAATAATCGGCACGTCGCTGTGCTGGCGCACCGTCTCGCATACCTGCCAGCCGTCCAGCTGCGGCATCATGAGATCCAGAACGAGCAGATCGGGCGCATGCTGCTCCCATAAGCGAAGCGCTTGCATCCCGTCATGCGCGACCAGCACCCGGCAGCCTTCCCGCTCCAAATATCGCCGGCACACGTCCGTAATATTATTTTCATCGTCGGCAATGACAATCGTTCCGTTCAAAACGCCGCCCCTTTCCCTATCAGGCAACAAGTTCCTGCTCTCATTATAACGCGCCTCGGGAGCGAATGCTTAATTCCTCTGTAAGCTTCATCGTCAGCTTATCAAGCCTTCATAACCGAAAAAGAACAAAATCCTTACGAAAGTATAAACTCACGATACTGACAGTCAAATAAAGCAAAAAAGAACGGCCCAATCGCAATCACTGCGAAAAAGGGCCGTTCTTTTTGTTGTGTTTGTTAATAAAAGTCTACGGAAGGTTTGCCCGAAGGGAGGTACGGAGTCGGAATAGCGTCAGCGATCGCCTTTGTAAACGAATTTCTACCGCTAAATCACTTCTA encodes:
- a CDS encoding response regulator transcription factor, which produces MNGTIVIADDENNITDVCRRYLEREGCRVLVAHDGMQALRLWEQHAPDLLVLDLMMPQLDGWQVCETVRQHSDVPIIMLTARGEEPDRLLGLTMGADDYITKPFSPRELVLRVKNILRRTQRPAASAGAGNGPAHRGGESSHGPEFGAALQFDGLAIFPDERRVVACGTEAELTVKEFDLLLTLASSPGRVFSRSQLLSGIWDIGFEGDTTTVTVHIRRLREKMEPVPSEPRWIKTVWGIGYKFDAKGQP
- a CDS encoding molybdopterin-dependent oxidoreductase; protein product: MAKWLAAIRKGYGKKLASLHAWNGWIVVILALTGLVLFQGLWRGILGEGRVVIRFLHIVVGIASLLPVVYYLLLAGKHWKQLRGKTAQKVNVVIVLALLVGWLLSGLLLWQFKAAGPRWSSNALYVHDLLTWVGLPYIIYHSLTRLKWLKEPHRRTIKTGAAGEGLHPAAKPEAVLSRRAFIRTAIGAGLAIAVGPSFLRWIGSQLSSGTNYDQEAVSDANKLFPAPAPLPASSPPIGGGSKGSFRIYTVTPIPHFDNSTFSFTVDGLVNKKLQWNWEQFVALKREVQVSDFHCVTGWSVYNNTWEGIKLKDFLAMAGVKPGAKTVKLYSGDGVYTDSLTLDQASMDDVLVALMHDGKPIPSDLGGPVRLVVPKMYTYKSVKWLNRIELIDSDHTGYWEERGYSNDAWV
- a CDS encoding cell wall metabolism sensor histidine kinase WalK, with protein sequence MKLRVYLLLANGMSILLIVAILLFLYRYMLLSERQFIWLTLASLGAGLLSGLLHFMLVRPVEAAVRRVGEGSARIARGDLSVRVPLVGPAELKTLAGQFNEMGDQLEQSFRQLQAVETARRELVANMAHDLRTPLASLQAYAEALEDGILQDEPTKRRYLGTIRSESVRLGKLIQQLFEISTLDAKVDAGARGAGTSGQHAEKPASRPAETERAAASGQEASPDADACVLEDALVEVLPRFAPSMEAKSLRLDISLPQQTLVCRIAPQSLGRVLQNLLENAVRYSPPGGVLRIEAYRKLSGAVYVGISDEGEGVPDEDRERIFERFYRVDRSRGSQSGGAGLGLSIAKSLVEQAGGSIGVVRGGSLDAGGQDGSVFWFTVPGVDGSQPHAEERDRA
- a CDS encoding sugar ABC transporter permease, yielding MTAKVARGKVLPSKKNKTWATVWNFRHIYLFMLPAIIWYLVFCYYPMYGILIAFKDFKYNLGILGSPWEGFRYFKQFLSDSSFYSVLYNTLSISALKLLFGFPAPLILALMLNGVMSGKFKRIFQTISYLPHFVSWVVVVTLMQKILSPNVGLINDIRDHMGMEPIFFMGMPSLFYPLVIISDIWKGVGWGSIIYLAALTNIDPHLYEAAEMDGAGRWSKLFKITLPTLTPTIGILLIFSLSGVLNAGFDQIWLMQTPATLSVSEILDTYVLKTGIQQGQFAYSTAIGLFKSFISLILIVAVNKVSKKVSDVSLW